A section of the Rummeliibacillus pycnus genome encodes:
- the efeO gene encoding iron uptake system protein EfeO, whose product MKVKSLAAILLAGSVVLTGCNSSDTAKKDASKTKTEDTTGAKSSAVLQKEVNAYKDFALEQLDKFTIETEKFVKAVKSGDVAKAKEIYPTARMYYERSEPIAERFGDLDPRIDARLADLKAEGQGEEDWTGYHKIEYGLWKENTTKGYEKVADKLLADAKELRARVETVEVTPDLMMTGAVDLLNEVSTSKITGEEEIFSHTDLYDFKANVEGAEKIFTTLEPQIKNKDPKLANDLTEKFKAVNDLLAKYETKDGGYVLYTKLTKEDTKALAEAVNHLGEPLSQMGIIME is encoded by the coding sequence ATGAAAGTTAAATCTTTAGCGGCCATTTTATTAGCAGGGAGCGTTGTTCTGACTGGCTGTAATAGTTCAGACACTGCTAAGAAGGATGCCTCCAAAACAAAAACAGAAGATACTACAGGTGCCAAATCATCTGCTGTTTTACAAAAAGAAGTGAATGCATATAAAGATTTTGCTCTTGAACAATTAGACAAATTCACAATTGAAACTGAAAAATTCGTGAAAGCTGTAAAATCTGGCGATGTTGCAAAAGCAAAAGAAATCTATCCAACCGCTCGTATGTACTATGAACGTTCTGAACCAATCGCAGAAAGATTTGGCGACCTTGACCCTCGTATTGATGCTCGTCTTGCAGATTTAAAAGCAGAAGGACAAGGGGAAGAAGATTGGACTGGTTACCACAAAATTGAATACGGTCTATGGAAAGAAAACACAACAAAAGGTTATGAGAAAGTAGCAGACAAACTTCTTGCTGACGCAAAAGAATTACGTGCACGGGTGGAGACTGTTGAGGTAACGCCCGACCTTATGATGACTGGTGCTGTTGACTTATTAAACGAAGTATCTACTTCTAAAATTACAGGGGAAGAAGAAATTTTCTCTCACACTGACCTTTATGACTTTAAAGCGAATGTGGAAGGTGCCGAAAAAATCTTCACTACTTTAGAACCTCAAATTAAAAATAAAGATCCAAAATTAGCAAATGATTTAACTGAAAAGTTCAAAGCAGTAAATGACTTGTTAGCAAAATATGAAACAAAAGACGGTGGCTATGTTTTATATACAAAACTAACGAAAGAAGATACAAAGGCTTTAGCTGAAGCTGTTAACCACTTAGGTGAACCATTAAGCCAAATGGGAATTATTATGGAGTGA
- a CDS encoding DUF3298 and DUF4163 domain-containing protein, with protein sequence MDKKLKELKNQYESIPIPDNLDEVVETAIKNGRKKKTVPRWLVSTVATVAIFTVGVNISPAMAKTLDDIPVINKVAKILTFREYKVKEKTYDADIKVPHIKGLNDNKLESKLNEKYIEDGKKLYSDFKDTVADLKKNGGGHYGVASGYSVMLNDDQLVSIGRYVVNTAASSSTTMKYDTIDKENKVVLSLPMLFKDDSYIHTISNYIVEQMKKEMKESKMEKMYWIKGAGVPDEDLVDNFKEIKANQNFYINKHHQLVIAFDKYEVAPGYMGLVEFKIPTKLIQKDLVSNQYIK encoded by the coding sequence ATGGATAAAAAACTAAAGGAATTAAAAAATCAATATGAAAGTATCCCTATTCCAGACAATTTGGATGAAGTGGTTGAAACAGCTATTAAAAATGGAAGAAAGAAAAAAACCGTACCAAGATGGCTAGTTAGTACCGTAGCAACAGTGGCAATTTTCACTGTTGGAGTAAACATTAGTCCAGCAATGGCTAAAACATTAGATGATATACCGGTCATTAATAAAGTAGCAAAAATTCTTACTTTCCGTGAATATAAAGTAAAAGAAAAAACGTATGATGCGGATATTAAAGTACCGCATATTAAGGGTTTAAATGATAATAAGTTAGAATCTAAGCTAAACGAAAAATATATTGAAGATGGGAAAAAGCTTTATAGTGATTTTAAAGACACCGTTGCAGATTTAAAGAAAAATGGTGGGGGACATTATGGTGTAGCTAGCGGTTACTCTGTAATGCTAAATGATGATCAGCTCGTATCAATCGGTAGATATGTTGTAAACACTGCAGCTTCTTCTTCTACAACGATGAAATACGATACCATTGATAAAGAAAATAAAGTCGTTCTAAGTCTGCCAATGCTATTTAAAGACGATTCCTACATCCATACCATTTCTAACTATATCGTAGAACAGATGAAGAAAGAAATGAAAGAATCTAAGATGGAAAAGATGTATTGGATAAAGGGTGCAGGAGTACCTGATGAGGATTTAGTTGATAATTTCAAAGAAATCAAAGCAAATCAAAATTTCTATATTAATAAACACCATCAGTTGGTTATTGCTTTTGATAAATACGAAGTAGCACCAGGATATATGGGGTTAGTTGAGTTTAAGATTCCGACCAAACTGATTCAAAAAGACTTAGTAAGTAATCAGTATATTAAATAG
- a CDS encoding RNA polymerase sigma factor: MKKRKAQLHYDDDLLSFIRANKKQLYWLAYSYVKNEQDALDIIQESIQKSMRYYDQLMEKEKLKSWFYKIVVNTSLDFLKKNRNLPTEDDTLLFLTPSQEDHYENIDLQQALSTLPTKYREVVILRFFEDMKIEEVSYVLNENTNTIKTRLYKALKLLRIELQEEEGE; encoded by the coding sequence ATGAAAAAAAGAAAAGCGCAGCTACATTATGATGATGATTTATTATCATTTATTCGAGCAAATAAAAAACAACTATATTGGCTAGCGTATAGTTATGTGAAAAATGAACAAGATGCGTTAGATATTATTCAAGAAAGTATTCAAAAGTCTATGCGATATTATGATCAACTAATGGAGAAGGAAAAGTTAAAAAGTTGGTTTTATAAAATAGTCGTCAATACATCGCTTGATTTCTTAAAGAAAAATCGTAATTTGCCAACTGAAGATGATACCTTACTATTTTTGACACCATCACAAGAAGATCATTATGAAAATATTGACCTTCAACAAGCTTTATCGACATTACCGACAAAATATCGTGAAGTTGTCATATTACGTTTCTTTGAAGATATGAAAATAGAAGAAGTAAGCTATGTTCTCAATGAAAACACAAACACCATTAAAACTAGATTGTACAAAGCATTGAAACTTTTGCGAATTGAACTTCAAGAGGAAGAAGGCGAGTAA
- a CDS encoding class I SAM-dependent methyltransferase — translation MDFSEMKQLLLEYLLKEELISATISQPRTKSSDLKRVKLKPIKLKGSYHVQLEYQFERVLKHENIPLSLIGNHLNNLFEQFRQFQGEFISEKVHVQLSKKNKVLWKAEKTEKKTVNLAHNRKKNYLLDPEQPYPFLIRLGVQSPEGKVKKQKYDKFKQINRFIEFIHDSLDYLPKNRTIRILDFGSGKSYLTFALYHYLKVEQGLDIRVTGLDLKKEVIEECSKIAKDLQYGQLEFLVGDINNYNNETSVDMVVTLHACDVATDMALARAVKWGARVILSVPCCQHELNRQLQSTPLDIMLQHGIIKERFAALATDSIRAEILNLVGYDAQLLEFIDMEHTPKNILIRAYYTGKKPTIVQKARYNAFTEFLSAKPFLENELKEYLD, via the coding sequence ATGGATTTTAGTGAAATGAAACAACTATTGCTGGAATACTTATTGAAAGAAGAACTTATATCAGCTACTATCAGCCAACCACGTACAAAATCTAGTGATTTAAAACGTGTTAAGCTGAAACCAATTAAACTAAAAGGAAGCTACCATGTTCAATTAGAATATCAATTTGAACGTGTTTTAAAACATGAAAATATCCCCCTATCTTTGATAGGAAATCATTTAAATAATTTATTTGAGCAATTTCGCCAATTCCAAGGAGAATTTATCTCTGAAAAAGTTCACGTTCAACTTTCTAAGAAAAATAAAGTACTATGGAAAGCTGAAAAAACGGAAAAGAAAACAGTGAATTTAGCACATAACCGTAAGAAAAATTATTTACTGGATCCTGAACAACCGTATCCATTCTTAATTCGCCTGGGTGTTCAATCTCCCGAAGGCAAAGTGAAAAAGCAGAAATATGATAAATTTAAGCAGATTAACCGCTTTATCGAATTTATCCACGATTCACTTGACTACTTACCAAAGAATCGTACAATACGTATTTTAGATTTTGGCTCTGGAAAATCATATTTAACATTTGCTCTCTATCATTACTTAAAAGTTGAACAAGGATTAGATATTCGTGTGACAGGTCTTGATTTGAAAAAAGAAGTTATTGAGGAATGTTCAAAAATTGCAAAAGACCTGCAGTACGGTCAACTTGAATTTTTAGTTGGAGATATTAATAATTATAATAATGAGACTTCTGTTGATATGGTCGTAACGCTTCATGCTTGTGATGTTGCAACGGATATGGCTTTAGCTCGTGCTGTAAAATGGGGGGCTCGTGTCATTTTAAGTGTCCCTTGCTGTCAACATGAACTAAATCGTCAACTGCAATCAACGCCACTCGATATTATGTTACAACACGGTATTATTAAAGAACGTTTTGCTGCGCTTGCAACAGATTCAATTCGTGCTGAAATTTTGAATCTTGTAGGCTATGATGCACAACTTCTAGAATTTATCGATATGGAGCACACACCTAAGAATATCTTAATTCGTGCTTACTATACTGGTAAAAAGCCAACTATTGTTCAAAAAGCACGTTATAATGCATTTACTGAATTTTTGTCAGCGAAACCATTTTTGGAAAATGAATTAAAAGAGTATCTAGATTAA